The genome window CGATGGTAGGTCAAACGCAATGAGAACCAAATTTGCACGACCGGAGGGAGTGAACAAATTTGTGCTTCGAAACTGCGGGAAATTAAGAAATATTTTTTAGCTTTTGTGCTATAATTTAATTAAGTACTCTAGGAAGGGGCTGAACCAGATTGTCTATAAAACTCATTATGCTAATTATTCTTATCTTATCAGGGCTAGAGATATTCTCAAACCTCATAACTATGCTTATAAATAGTGGAATTAGAATACTGATTAAAGACTTTAGATTTAATAAAAAGATTACTGAAATTATAAAGGTTATTTTTGTTATAGCATTTATGCTTTCAGTAATATTTTTATTAGTTCAATTTGTAAAAGTAATGGCATTGTGGTTCGGAATATCTCTTGACAAGAGTATATTAGATATCTTTCGTTAGAGGATAAAACATAGAGTTTATTAATAGGCATGATTTTATAATGAGGTGGAATAATGATTAAGGGCAGTGGAATAGATATTATAGAAATAGACAGAATAAAAAAAGCTATAGATAGAAACATAAATTTTATAAATAGAATCTTTACATCTAGGGAAATAGAATACATTAACAAAAAACATAATAATATCAATACTATAGCAGGGATTTTTGCTGCAAAGGAGGCCGTAAGCAAAGCACTAGGAAGTGGAATCAGCGGTTTTAAGTGGACTGATATTGAAATAAAGCATAAGCCATCATCAGAGCCATATGTAGCTCTTTATGGTAGAGCAAAGGAAATAGCAGAAAATAATAAGATTTCTAACATACATATAACAATTAGCCATAGCAAGGATAATGCAATAGCCTTTGCAATTGCAGAAGAGAACCATAGTATGTTACCAAAAAATGATATAGATATAGAATTTAAACCCGGCGATTTCACTATAATAGATAAAGAATTCGTATCCAGTATTATTCCTGAAAGAAAAAAGGATAGTCATAAGGGTAATTATGGAAAGCTGGGGATTGTTGGTGGAAGCAGAGGAATGACAGGGGCTGTAGCCTTGGCAACTATAGCTAGTCTTAGAAGTGGAAGTGGATTGGTTTATTCAATTGTGCCTGCTTCATTAAGCACGATAATAGAGACATTAGTAGTAGAATCCATAACTATTCCTATAGATTGTGAGAATAAAGGCAACTTTATTCAAGCTGGAGCAGATGAAATATTAGAAGCTACTTCTAATTTAGATTGCTTGGTTTTAGGACCAGGCATGGGAAAAGATACTGAAAGAATTAGTTTGGTTAAAGAGATTTTGAGCATTAGCTATAAGCCTATAGTGTTGGATGCAGACGGAATAAATTGTATTGCAGAGGAAAGGGAGACTCTGACTTCAAGAACATATGAAACTATCATAACTCCTCATCCTGGTGAATTGAGCAGATTATTAGATATAACTACAGAAGAAATACAGCTAAATAGGATAAAATATTGTAAACAAACAGCTAAAATCTTTAAAGCAA of Proteiniborus ethanoligenes contains these proteins:
- a CDS encoding NAD(P)H-hydrate dehydratase, with protein sequence MIKGSGIDIIEIDRIKKAIDRNINFINRIFTSREIEYINKKHNNINTIAGIFAAKEAVSKALGSGISGFKWTDIEIKHKPSSEPYVALYGRAKEIAENNKISNIHITISHSKDNAIAFAIAEENHSMLPKNDIDIEFKPGDFTIIDKEFVSSIIPERKKDSHKGNYGKLGIVGGSRGMTGAVALATIASLRSGSGLVYSIVPASLSTIIETLVVESITIPIDCENKGNFIQAGADEILEATSNLDCLVLGPGMGKDTERISLVKEILSISYKPIVLDADGINCIAEERETLTSRTYETIITPHPGELSRLLDITTEEIQLNRIKYCKQTAKIFKAITVLKGANTVIASPEGQVYINTTGNPGMATAGSGDVLSGIIGSFIGQGIRPLNAAIAGVFIHGLAGDMAAMEKGEYGLIAGDIVNKIPSAIKYIKGN